The sequence below is a genomic window from Prinia subflava isolate CZ2003 ecotype Zambia chromosome 26, Cam_Psub_1.2, whole genome shotgun sequence.
CCTTCGtggtggccctgctgctgcGGTGGCTCTGGGACGTGCTGGTGGCTGTCACCCGATTCCGGGCCACTTGTCGCCAGCTGAACAAGTTCCCCATCCCGCCCTGGCGCAATTGGTTGCTGGGACACACCGGCATGgtgaggggacagcggggacggGGGTGGAGGCACCAGCAAAGGGACAGTGGGGACTGTGTGCCCCCTGTGAGGGGGGGTGCCACCTATAAGCGGACAGAAGGAATGAGGTGGTGGCACGTGGGGGGGGACAGTGAGGATGGGGTGGTGGCACCAGCAAAGGGACAATGGGGACAGAGTAGTGGTGGCACCTGTGAGGGGACAGAATGAATGGCGTGGTGGCACTTGGGGGagacagtggggacagggtggcagCACCTGCAAGGGGACCGCAGGAACAGGGTAGTGGTGGCACCTGCAGGGTGACAAAAGGAATGGGGTGGTGGCACGTGAGGGGGGACAGTGAGGAGAAGGTGGTGGCACCTGcaaggggacagtggggacaaaCAGACATGTCCCCAAGGCTGGCAGTGTTCTGAGGACACACACATCTCCCAAGCCTACCTGTGCCCCCAGTGACACAGCTGTCCCCTGTTGTCCCCAGGGCCAGAGCACGGAGCAAGGCCTCCAGCAGGTGGATGCCTTGGTGGCCCGGTACCGTCATGGCTGCCTCTGGTGGGGGCTTCCCTGGCTGCCCGTCCTGCGCCTCTTCCACCCCAGCACCCTCCGGCCACTCCTCAGTGCCTCAGGTAGGACATGGGACACCAGATGGGTgggtccccagggccacccatGAGTGTCACCACACCTGGCACAGAGACCTGACAGGGCCCAGGCAGTAGCCACCAACCCAATCCCAGCGGTGTCACCATGGCCAGGCCAAATGCCACCCTATAGTGGCCACCAACCTGTCCATGGGGTTCCCCAAGGCCACCCAAAGGTGTCACCATGTCCAGCTGTGGTTTTCCCCCAACCCCCATCCTTAGTGGCCATGGGTGCTGGGAGAGGGTCCCCATCCCAGGGTCCCCGCCGGAGGGTTAATGGGTGCAGACAGGGTGGCCTCAACCCCACCCAGGGGAACCGATGCCACCCCAGTGAATCCCTGCCCACCCCATCCTTGTACCCTGCAGCTTTCGTGGCCCCCAAGGACAAAATTTTCTACGGCTTCCTCAAGCCCTGGCTAGGTGAGTGCAGGGGGCTAGGGTGGGGACAGCACCCTTGGATGCCCTGCAAATGGAGCTGGGTGtcacagcacccctgggtggccCCACAGATGGATCTGGCTGTGTCACAGGGGCAGTGGAGTACAGGGAAACCACCCCTGGGTGACCCCAGGATGGATTTGGGTGTGTCACAAGGGGGCAGGGGAGGTGGGGGACAGAGTCAGCCCCCCTGGGTGCCCCCAGGATGGATTCAGGTGTGTCACATGGGACAGGGGCAGTAGGGGACAGGGTCAGCTCCCCTGGGTGCCCTCAGCCgaccccggtgtcccctcgccaggggaggggctgctgctgagtggTGGGCAGCGCTGGGCGCGGCACCGGCGGCTCCTGATGCCCGCCTTCCATGGGGATGTGCTCCGGAATTACCTGGGAATCTTCAACCAGAGCACCCGCGTGCTGCTCGTGAGAGATCCGAGATGCGCACAAGTCCCCCTCCTGCACCCTAAATCCTGACCTGTACCCCAAACCCTGACCTGCATCCCAAACCCTGAGTCCCGCACCCAAAATTCTGTCCTGCGCCCACTGCTGCACCCTGAGTCCCGTCCTGTATCCCAAATCCTGTACTGTCCCACACCCCAGACACAAACTtgcccccaaaccccaacaccACCCCTCGTGCATCACCGCATCCCTGTCCCACACCCCCACCCCAACTCTgccccctctcccacccctgtCCCACTCCCAAATTCACCCCCTGCCCCCATCTCCTGTCCCTGACCATCTCCCTGTTCTCTCCCCAACCTGGTCCTTCCCCACAGGCCAagtgggaggcagcagcagtggcagctggcGGGGGGCCAGTGGAGTTGGAGGTGCTGCAGGCCCTGAGCCTCCTCaccctggacacgctccagaAGTGCATCTTCAGCCACGAGAGCCACTGCCAGGAGTGAGTGTCACCTGTCCCCACTGACCACCCTGGTGGCCGTGGTGACCCCACCATTGTCTCTACTGGCCATCCTGGGGGCCATGGTGGCCTCAGCATGGTCCCTGTTTGCCATCCTGGTCCCACTATTGTCCCTATTGGGATATCCTGGCCCTGCAATTGTCCCCATTGGTCATTCTGGTGGCCCCAATGGCCCTGCCATCATCCCTGTTGGCCATCCTGGTCCCACCATTGTCCCTATCTGGACATCCTGGCCCTGCAATTTTCCCCACTGGTTATTCTGGTGGCCCCAATGGCCCCGCTGTCATACCTGTTGGCCATGCTGGTGGCCAGGGTATCCCCCCGCTGTCCCCATTTCCTGCAGACGGCCCAGTGAGTACATCCAGGccatcctggagctgagctCGTTGGTGGTCCGGCGCCAGCTCCGGCCCCTCCTCCACCCATGGTGGCTCTACAGCCTCTCCTCTGACGGCCGGCGCTTCGCCCGCGCCTGCGCCATCGTCCACGCCTTCACCGCCGACGTGGTGCAGCGCCGGCGCCATGCACTCGCCTCCCTGGGCCACCAGGCCTGGCTGGATGGCCACCAGGGACACAGCATGGACTTCATCgacctcctgctgctcaccaaggtggggctgggatggtGGCCATGCGGGCATGAGGGTGGTCCAAGAGGGTGGAGGTGGCCATGGGGTGGTAGCCATAGGGGCATGAAGGTTGTCAAGAGGGTGGTGGTGGCCATGGGGTGGTAGCCATAGGGGCATGAAGGTGGTCAAAAGGGTGGTGGTGGCCATGGAAAGGTAGCCATGGGGAGATGGTGGTCAAGAGGATGGTGGTGGCTGTGGAAGAGTTGGTCATAGACCAGTGGCCAGTGGGGTGCTGGTGGCCACAGGGAGGTTGGGCATACACTGGTGGCCACAGGAGAACAGTGGTGGCCATGGGCAGCATTGACCATAGAGCTGGTGGCCAGTGGGATGGTGGTGCCTGTAGGATGGTGGCCATGGGGGTAGGGTGGTGGCCATGTGTGGGATTTGGCCATAGACTGGTGGCCCCAGGTGGCCCGGGGCTCATCTCATCCCCACAGGACGAGAACGGCCACACCCTGTCAGATGAGGACATAGCAGCTGAGGCTGACACCTTCATGTTTGAGGGTGAGCATGAGCTCCCAGGTGCCACTGCAGGGGAGCCACTCCAGTGTCCCCTCACTCACCCAATGTCCCCACAGGCCACGACACCACGGCCAGTGGCCTGGCATGGCTCTTCTACAACTTGGCCAGCCACcctgagcaccaggagaggtgcCGCCAGGaggtccagcagctcctggccagcCGGGACACAGCAGACATTGAATGGTGAgatgtccccagggccacccccgGCCATGTGGCTCAGGGACACGGTGCCACCTCCTCTTGTCCCTAGGGAGaacctgtcccagctgccctTCACCACTATGTGCATCAAGGAGAGCCTTcggctgcaccctcctgtcactgctgtgtcccGGCGCTGCACCAAGGACATCCCCCTGCGTGATGGCCGTGTCATCCCCAAGGGTATGGCATGGCCAGGGTGTCCCCTGTGTCACCACCCACCCTCATCTGCTGTCCCTAAAGTGGCCATTCCCATCCCACCAGGGGTCATCTGCCTGATGAGCATCTACGGGACCCACCACAACCCAGACCTCTGGCCCGAGCCCGAGGTAGGGCTACGCTAcgaggtgtccctgtcaccataGTGGTGACAGCTGTGTCCCCTTGGCATGACGGTGTCGGTGTCCCCCCAGGTGTTCAACCCCCTGAGGTTCAGCCcagagaacagcaagggacGGTCCCCATCATCCTTCATCCCCTTCTCTGCTGGCCCCAGGTACGCGCTGTGGAAGGGACAGGAGTGTCCCCAAGTGCGCcccctgtccctggctgggTTCACAgtggggtgacagtgacagtggggCCGTGGTGGCAGGAACTGCATCGGGCAGAGCTTTGCCATGGCTGAGATGAAGGTGGTAGTGGCACTGACCCTGTCTCGGTTTGTGCTGCGGAGGGACGCAGCGAGGCCACCCCCGCGCCGCAAGCCCGAGCTGATCCTGCGTGCTGAGGACGggatctggctgctgctggagccactgGTGGGACTGGCCTGAGGGACACGGGTCACCACGACATGGGGACACTCTGCAAGGTGtctggaggaagagcagggaattAACGGTAGCATGAAGGGGACAGTAtcgtggtggtggtggggatgTGTTGTCCTTGGTCATGGCAAACCTCATGGCATGGACATGGACACCCACAGACTTGTCCCCTAGGCCACTTAACACCATCCATGGCCATGGCTCTCATGTCCTCATGTATGGCCATATACCCCCATGTCACCATCTGTGTCTGTGACCCCCTATGCCCAATATCCCCATCCACAGCCCTGTCCGCACCCATGTCCATGTCCCAGTCCCCATGACCACCATGTCCCCGTCCAtgtcccacagtgtccccagccaTTACCCACAATATCTCCATCTATGTCTTAGAtcaaggattttatttttaccccagTGTTGGGTGAAAGGATGAAGAACAATGAACAAtgaacagtgaaagaaaatgaaggccaaaataaaaggatttatGTGTCCATGCTGGCTGAGTATCCACGTGCTTGGGTGGCTGGAAAGAACCCTTTTTAGAGGAGTTTCCACTTCATTGTATCCAAAATCTTGGGTTTTTGCCCCAGTCTGTCATCATTTGGCTCTGGAAGATGCCTGTGGACAGGTCACAAAGaattagaatcatggaatgatttaggttggaaaagactcttAAGACATCCCAGTATTCCTTGATGCCTAGAGAAGAAACAGTGGGATGCAAAAGGTGGGATTTCTTGagatcaaaattaaaaaaatacactgtcCCTAATGAGTTCCTGACACTGGTCTGCATCCCAAGAGATTTTTGTCCTGCTGCACCGAGGTACCCACAGGGGCCCAGGAAGATGTGGAGACCGCCAGCCAGCTGTCTTCCCAACATGGATCACCAGGACCATGGATCCCCAAGGCTCTGCCCAAGGGggctcactggggatcatccaatgGGCTTCTCCAATGGGGGATGGAGTTGGAGCAGCGCACAAAGCTCTTCCTGCACACGGGGCACTTGTAGGGCTTCCCTTCCTGGTGCCTCCATTGCTCTTGGGccaaggcacagctctgggagaagctctttcccacactcaggacatTTTTAGGACCTCTCTCCGGTGTGGATCTGCCGGTGGACAAGCAGCTAGGAGTGCtggatgaagctcttcccacattctgagCACGTGTAGGGGCATTCCCCAGTGtgcactgtctgctgcatgatcaggccagagctgtcatggaagctcttcctgcactgcccacacacacagggtcaTATCCCagtgtggatcatctggtggCCTTTGAGGTGGGAGCTCTTCATGAAGCCTTTCCAATATTCTGCACAATTATAGGGCTGTTCACTGCTGTGGATCTTCTTGTGCCAATTAAAACCGGATCTCagcctgaagctcttcccacactctccacactcatagggccgttccccagtgtggactctCTGGTGGATCATCAGGTCAGAGGTGTCTCTGAAGgccttcccacatttcccacactcgTAGGGTCGTTTCCCGGTGTGGCTCATCTGGTGGCGGAGCAGGCGGGAATTCGTGGAAAAATTCCTTCCACATTCcgagcactggtgcagcttcttgccattgtgaagctgttcatgcaccaccagctcagagctctggccacatctctggctgccttcctggcacagggtgggtccttcctcctcggagcaccctggcatgggtttggagGCCCTCCTTGTGCAGGATCTCTGCCgcttttcctccctgttgcattcctctgccatggggctgctaaaaacagcctcttccatgaggttctgctgaggggatttgtcctccctggtctCCTTGtctggggaaggaaggacaaggacaggatgggatttgcctccatgccagagggaagggcaaggagatcccTCCAGTGCATCCCCGGCACGACAGCGTCTGCAGCagggttgtcctgcagccgaggccaggccgggctgggagatggagcaggagagagggggaaaggggcacttacttcctcctcacctgcctgggggtCCCGTGAAAACTTCCTCCTCTTCacagccttctcttcctccatccaGCCAAGGTTTGGCAATGGGAATTCCTGGTTTGGGGGAAAGCATTCTATTAGTGCATTGGCTTTGAAGGTCCCACTGTCCAAGTCCATCTCTAGAAGTCACCGCCTGTCTGGTGTCCATAGAATCCTCCAAAAATCGAGAAGGACTCCAAAAACACTCTCACAGGGCTTCCCTGTTCCCAATGTCCTTACTTTGGGGTTATGGGGgtccctcttctcagagctgctgtggggcccGTGGGTCCTGGGGATCCCCCCTCTCCCGCCTCCTGCTTCGGCTCGCTCAGGGGGTTTTGGGActcccagggctcatcctgccctgattctgactcggctcccagctgtcccagggtccccttcctcagcattcccccactccagccactcagcgcttcttcccccactccccaaCAACACTTTCACGCTCGGGGGGCCCGGACccccctcatctccagcctccaccaCCCCTCCACAAGCACTCCACTCTGCAATCTGTGTGCTCCAAACACTCCAAACACAAATTCAGAGGAGTGTGCTTCATTTCTCACACTGAACAAGAAATGTGAGgtagagaaataggaaagatgtgtcagagaggaaaagaaataggaaattCCTCTGTCTTGGGCTTTGCAGCTGCCGGGCAGAGCCGCAGAGCCCAGCGCTCCCCACTTCCACCTGttaaaaatgacttttttttataaaaataacattggcTCCTGCATTTATGTTTTAGCCTGTTGTTATTAATCATAAGTATTTAAATATGGTACATCTTGTAACTCTTTTGAACTGCTTGTTAATACAATATAATCTGTCAGTTTTCGTAGGAACTGTATTGCTCATAGAAATAGTAGTGTAATGAATATGTCTGTGTATTGCTTATAGAAATAACGGTGTGATGAGCAGATTGTACTCTAGAGCTTAGCAAAACAGAAGCTGTGCAAAGGCTTTTGTGTGAGTAGGAAGAAGAGTGTGAGGCCatgcactgcctgccctgcccaagggATAACAGTGACACAAGACAGAGCACCGGAGGAGACTGGGGGAGAGCTCATTAACTCCTGTGATCAGAAAAGTGTGAAACACCAAGGGTGAAATCACTGGAGGGAATCTAGTTGATTAACTTGATCTCAGGATGTCATACAGGTAAGTCAGGATGGGAAACCTGAACACGAAGAGCCCCTGCAACACAAGAAGCTCTCGggaatatttaaataatgtatAAGCTAATGGATATGCATGTAACCCCAGCAATATAACAATATATGGAGAACATgattttaaaggtgtttttttggtgCTCTTTGGCCATTCGTCAAAAGCCCCCCAGAGCTTGAAATACTACCCtgttattaaattaaaatattctaaatagtgagctttgtttttcacaaggAGCAGTGAAGCCCCTTTGGAACAagctttttttgtctctgctgcccctccagcaCCAGGAACGCACCCTGAGACCTGAGACCCATCTTGGAGCACTGGTCACTGGGCCCTGTTGCTAGGGGCAGGTTCCCTGTAAACAATTGCTGGGAGCTGTTGCTgaaggcaggggctgtgtcacagtaGGGACAGCGGCTTTGTCACAGAGGAGCCCTTTGTGACACCCCACTGTagcccctgtgctcagtgtccagcaggacaggacaggaacaCAGAGCTTGCGAGGAGTCTCTGCTCAAAAGCCTGAGaccttccctgcttcctcagCTGCCTGTGGTGCTGAGGTTTTTCCCCAAAGATTCTCATTTCCCCCTTCACCACTTCCagccttttccttcctgctgaagGATGGAGAAGAAACCCCCGAGGCAGCCCAGGGTGGCCTGGCAGGAGGACAGGgatccccaggaaagcagctccccactgcagccctACAAGGTGACAAttgtgcagcccctgcaggcgGGTGAGTGaggggccctgctgggctgggtgaaattttcccctgcagcccccagagtTCCTAGGCTGGCTCAGATcctagagggctttggaggaatatttcagggacaaggcaaaagattccaaaagaggctctaacccccaGATCTAGTCCGAGACGTTTATTCTCGATAGTTTCCATGGGGGAAAGAGAAcaaaggaggaagagcagggccTTATCTAGACTCCTGCCAAGGAAGAGATAGTTTGAActcagccaatagggtcagtaagaggaggaagggttaaactacatggttacaggctccagggggctccggggggaaaaaaccttttcccagagaaatacaacagCTGGGATTGTGCCCTGCAAGATGCTGGGTTCTCTTttccctggcacacagcagctgggagcccGGAGATGGCTGTGATGCCTCAGTGCcaaggctgctcagggctgaaTGCCTCTGCCAaggaggggctgagcagaggggcccCAGCTCCCGCTCAAGGGTGagggcagtgagcagcagctgggctggcaggaggcagggatgCCACGGGGCACTGCACCtttcctgtccctctgccagcACGTTCCTCAGCCCGGGGCATGGGGTCTTTCCTCTCCACACTGTTCTCCAGCAcggcagctcctctgctgggcaCCCTCCAGCCAGGATCCACATGGgaaggctgtgccagcagaacaGGCACAGGCCTAGGAGGAGGGCAGATCTTCCCCTGCTCTCGGCTGTTGCCAGATCCTCTGTagccctccctcctctctgttAGATTCCAGTGAGTTGCCCGTGTATAAAGAGGAACAGGAGGCCATGGCATTCATCCAGACCTTTGTCAGCCTCTCTTGCCCGGTAACCGCAGCCCGTTGGAtggtggctgtgccctgctgctcccccagggctctggtcctgctggccatgtGTCCCCCCCCTCAGACACCCCATTGTCTCTCTGTCCCCTGGCTGCCAGAGGAAGGACACCAAGCTGAAGTTCCTCGAGAGCATCTGCACCCTGTGCAGAAGCGCCACAGAACGCGGCTCATTGCTAGGCCTGGAGCtcttctgctgcagacacaAACTGGCAGAGAAGATCAAGGTGAGGGGCACCTGgtgctctggggaagggggCAGGGAACCCCCGGGGAAGAGGGCAGTGCTTGCAGGGCGAGGAGCTGCCAGGTCCCAGCCCACCTGTGCttgacaggagctgctgaacgAGGATCCCCAGAACCAGATGCGCACGGAGGTGCGGCTGCTCGCCTTCTCGGCCATCATTGCT
It includes:
- the LOC134562047 gene encoding cytochrome P450 4F3-like, coding for MAVASALGSLGAVALGTFVVALLLRWLWDVLVAVTRFRATCRQLNKFPIPPWRNWLLGHTGMGQSTEQGLQQVDALVARYRHGCLWWGLPWLPVLRLFHPSTLRPLLSASAFVAPKDKIFYGFLKPWLGEGLLLSGGQRWARHRRLLMPAFHGDVLRNYLGIFNQSTRVLLAKWEAAAVAAGGGPVELEVLQALSLLTLDTLQKCIFSHESHCQERPSEYIQAILELSSLVVRRQLRPLLHPWWLYSLSSDGRRFARACAIVHAFTADVVQRRRHALASLGHQAWLDGHQGHSMDFIDLLLLTKDENGHTLSDEDIAAEADTFMFEGHDTTASGLAWLFYNLASHPEHQERCRQEVQQLLASRDTADIEWENLSQLPFTTMCIKESLRLHPPVTAVSRRCTKDIPLRDGRVIPKGVICLMSIYGTHHNPDLWPEPEVFNPLRFSPENSKGRSPSSFIPFSAGPRNCIGQSFAMAEMKVVVALTLSRFVLRRDAARPPPRRKPELILRAEDGIWLLLEPLVGLA